The Mycobacteriales bacterium nucleotide sequence CGCCGGCGTCGCGACACCGATCTCGACGCTGAGCCGGTCCTGGTAGAACGCGACGTAACCGGCGATCAACGCCACCTGCGGGTACGGGTCGCGATAGGCCCAGGCGACCGGCTCGTCGCCGTCGGTCAGCCGCCAGTACGACGCCTGCCCCTTGTAGGGGCACCGGGAGGTGTCGTCGGTCGCCGTGAGCTGCGTGAAGTCCACGTCGGCGTCCGGGATGTAGAACACGACGCCGTGGTCCTGCTCGTCGACCAGCAGCGGTTCGGTCGTGCGTGCGATGACCCGATCGCCCGAGCGCACGGTCACGAGGTTTCGACGGCGGAGCAGGTCGACGCGGTAGTCGGGACGGGCGAGGAAACCCGACGGCTCAGAAGGCGGCACAGCTACTGCCTATCAGGTCCTACCAGTGCCGCCGCGACCAGTCGCGAATCAACCGGTCGACCGAACCCAACTGGTTGATCTGTGACCGTTTGGGCACTCGTCAGGGCCGCCAGCCCGCGGCCACGAGAGCCTCGCCGACCTGTCTGATCAACTGGCGCCAGTCGGCAGCTGCGTGGATCGATGTGTAGCGGCGATGCCACCAGCCCAGGTCTCGGATTCGTTCCTGCCGCTCCAGGTCGTAGCGCCATCGCTCGCGGTGAACCTCGCCGTCGTAGTCGAGTCCGACCTTCCACCGCTCATAGCCGTGGTCGAGGCGAGCGACGCGGAACCCGTCGTCATCGAAGAGGTCGACCTGTGCGCGCGGTCGAGGCAACCCAGCCTGCACGAGAGCCATCCGCTGCTTCGTCTCCATCACGGACTCACTCAGCGGCTCGGCGTACAGCAGCGCCTCGCGCGCATACCGGACGCCACGCCAGCCCGAACGACCCGCCACATATGCCTCGAGCTCAGGCAGTGCGCATCCACCGCGATTGCACATGGCGTCCACTCCGACGACCGCATCGACGAGACGGCGCTGCCGCGCAAGGTCGAACGCCACGCGCACCGGCGAAAGACATGCGATCCCGCGCACCGTCGTGACGTCGCCCGCTTCGAGTAGCGCCGCGCGAGCCCTGACGCCCACCCGTCGCACTTGGTCGTCCCGAGGTACGACGACCTCGACGCTGTCGTATCCGCAACGACGAACGTCCGCGCCATGCAGCAGCGCCGCCGTCGTTCCTGCGACGACGGCACCGGCCGGTAGCACGAGCGACACAGCCTGCGCCAAGACCTGTTGCGTGACAGTGAGTCGGGCGTCGACGTACACGCCGTGGAACAGTCGGCGGAACCGCGCCGCCTGAAGCTGACGCGCGGTCACGCCTTCCCGTCGCGCCATCGCCGAGGTGAAGGGCGCACGCGCCAGCGACTGCGGAATCTTGCGCACGGTAGGAAAGCCTGCGCTTCGATCGGCTTCGCCGCGACGGGACATCCACAACCAGCGAAAGGCGCGGGCGGGAGCGCTTCACCAAGTCAGAAAACGACGGTTCTCGGCCGCGGCACGGTTGATTCGTGCATGATCGCGGAGGTGAGCACGGGCCGGAAGGCGGTCGGCGTCTTCCTGGTCGTCGCGCTGGCGGTCTTCGGCCCCAGCGGCGCATCGGCGCAGGGCGCGCCGCCGGCCGACCTCGCGCCGGGCGCGGTCCTCGCGACCGAACCGGTTCACGTGTCCCTCGGACCGGCGGCGACGCCGGTCACCGCGACCCGGGTGACGTATCGAACGACCGACCAGCTCGGTCACCCCGAGGCCGACGTCACGACCGTCATCGCGCCGTCGCCGCTGTCCGGAGTGCTGCCGCGCATCGTCGGCTACCTGTCCTTCTACGACGGGCTCGGCGCGAAGTGCGACCCGAGCAACACGCTCACCGGCGGTGACGCCGGTCCCGCCACCGACAGCCAGGCCACCGAGGAAGAGCTGCTCATCGCCTTCTACGTCGCGAACGGCTGGATCGTCACCGTGCCCGACTTCGAAGGACCTCACCTGCACTGGATGGCGGGGCGCGAGTCCGGTCAGTCGACCCTCGACGCGATACGCGCGACCGAGTCGGTGCTCGGGCTCGGCACAACGACACAGGTCGCGCTCTCCGGCTACTCCGGCGGCGCCGTCGCCGCAGACTGGGCAAGCGAGCTCGCGCCGAGCTACGCCCCGGAGCTCACGCTGTCGGCGGTGGCCGAAGGCGGCATCCCGGTCGACTACGCGCACCTGTTCTCCTACGTCAGCGGCGACGCAGTGTTCGGCGCATCGATGCCGGGCATCCTGCTCGGCCTGGCGCGGGCGTACCACTATCCGTTGCAGCGCTACCTGTCGCCGTACGGCAAGAAGCTCGTGCACGCCGAAAGCGACACGTGCATCACCGAGGACTTCGGCCGCTACCCCGGGCTGACGATGGCCAAGCTGTTCCGGGCCCGCTACCGCGACCCGTTCGCCGTCCCTGGCCTCGCCCGGATCTTCAACGACCAGATCATGGGCCGCGCTCCGGGACATCCGCTGGTGCCGCTGCTGATGGGGATCGGCGACATCGACGGCTTCGGTGACGGCGTGATGCGCACCGCGGACGTGGAGACGCTCGCCCGCGAGTACTGCCGCGATGGGGTGGCGGTCGAGTTCCGGCGATACGGCGCCGGCCACGAGGCCGCGGGCATCTACTTCGACCCGCAGAGCGCCGCGTTCTTCCAGGGCCGGTTCAACGGCATTCCGTTCAAGGGCAACTGCGGGTCGATTCCGCCCGGAGACCCCCTTACGCCGCTTCCGGTCGAGCGTTAGGCTCGGCGAAGCGACCGGCTCATCGACAGAAAGAGGCCCGATCCATGGACGCCAGAGCAGCCGTTCTGTGGGACACCCACCAGCCGTGGCAGATCGAGGACATCACCCTCGACGACCCGGGCCCCAACGAGGTCGTGGTCGAGCTGGTAGCCAGCGGCCTGTGCCACTCCGACGAGCACCTCGTCACCGGTGACATGAAGATGCCCAAGGAGATGAACGAGCTCCTCGGCTTCCCGCAGTACCCGATCATCGGCGGTCACGAGGGCGCCGGCACGGTGCTCGAGGTGGGCAAGAACGTCCAGAGCGTGAAGCCCGGTGACAGCGTCGTGTTCTCCTTCATCCCGTCGTGCGGGCGCTGCCCGTCGTGCTCCACGGGCAAGCAGAGCCTGTGTGACCTCGGTCAGTACCTCATCGTCGGCCGCCAGATCGACGGGCTGGTCGCCCGTCACCACCTCGCGAAGGACGGCACCGACATCGGCACGATGTGTTGCCTCGGCACCTTCGCAACGCACACGATCGTCAACGAGGCCTCCTGCGTGAAGCTCGACGACGACATCCCGGTCGACAAGGCCGCGCTCGTCGGCTGCGGCGTCACGACCGGCTGGGGCTCCGCGGTCTACCGCGCCAACGTCCAGCCCGGCGAGACCGTCGTCATCGTCGGCATCGGCGGCATCGGGATCAACGCCATCCAGGGCGCCGCGATGGCCGGAGCGCGCCACATCGTGGCGGTCGACCCGGTGCAGTTCAAGCGCGACGAGGCGCTGAAGTTCGGCGCGACCCACACCGCCTCGAGCGTCGAGGAGGCCTTCGCGCTGGTCGGCGAGATCACGTGGGGCGCGATGGCGGAGAAGGCGATCATCACCACCGGCGTCGCCGAGGGCTCGATGATCGCCTCGGTGCTCTCGCTGGTGTCGAAGGGCGGCCGCTGCGTCGTCACCGCGGTTGCCTCGATCGAGGCGACGGACGTGACGATGAGCCTGTTCGAGCTGACCCTCATGCAGAAGGAGCTCGTCGGGTCGATCTTCGGCGGTTCGAACCCGCGTCGCGACATCCCGCGGCTACTGCGCCTGTACAAGGAGGGCAAGCTCAAGCTCGACGAGCTGATCACCAACGAGTACAAGCTCGACGACGTCAACCAGGGCTACCAGGACATGCGCGACGGCGTGAACCTGCGAGGCCTGATCCGCTACTGAGCTCCTCCCGTTCTGGCAAAGGCCAGTTACCTGCGCAGGCGCAGGTAACTGGCCTTTCTGCTGGCGCTAATGTTCTCGGCATGTCGATTGCCGTCACCGACGACCACCGCGCGCTCGCCGAGACCGCTGCGGACTTCCTGCGCAAGAGCGACGCGCGAGGCGCCGCCCGCGCCCTGCTGGAAGCGGACGCGGAACCGCTCCCGGCGTTCTGGTCCGAGCTCGCCGCTCTCGGCTGGCTCGGGCTGCACCTGCCGGAGGAGTACGGCGGAGCCGGCTACACCCTCGAAGAGCTCGTCGTCGTCGTCGAGGAGCTCGGCGCGGCGGTCACGCCCGGCCCGTTCGTGCCGACGGTGGTCGCCAGCGCCCTGATCGCCGCCGCAGGGGGCGGTGAGCTGACGCAGTCCCTGCTTCCCGGTCTCGCCGACGGGTCACGCACGGCGGCGATCGCGCTGTCGAGTGAGGTGACGGTCGACGACGACGGCAAAGCCTCCGGAACGGTCGCGGCGGTGCTCGCCGGCGGCACGCCCGGAGTGCTCCTGGTCAGCGCCGGCGAGGACGTTCTGGTGCTCGACGCGTCCGGCCCTGGCGTCTCGCTGGAGTTCCCGCGCAACCTCGACCCTTCCCGTCGCTCGGCGGTCGCCACGTTGGACGGCGCCGAGGCGACCGTGCTGCCCGGGGCCGCGAGGACGTTGCTCGAGCTGGCCCGCGTGATCCTGTCGGCAGAGGCGGTCGGCGTCGCGCGGACCTGCACCGAGCTCGGTGCGGAGTACGCCAAGGTGCGCGAGCAGTTCGGCCGTCCCATCGCGACATTCCAAGGCGTCAAGCACCACTGCGCGAACATGCTCGTCGCAACCGAGCTCGCCACCGCTGCGGTGTGGGACGCCGCGCGCGCGGCTGCCACTGGCGGCGACCAGGCGCGGATCGCTGCCGCAGCGGCGGCGACGCTGGCAGCACCGGCGGCGTACCTGTGCGCCAACCTCAGCATCCAGGTCCACGGCGGGATCGGGTTCACCTGGGAGCACGACCTGCATTTGTTCCTGCGCCGCGGCACCGCGATCGGGGCGTTCCTGTCCGCCGACGACGCGGCCGCCGACGCCGTCGCGCTGACTCGCGACGGCGTCAAGCGCGAGCGCACCATCGCGCTGCCACCGGAGGCGGAGCAGATCCGCGCCGACGTGCGAGCCGTCGCCGACTCGATCAAGGGCCTCGACACCAAAGAGCAGCTGGCGCGCCTCATCGAGACCGGCTACCTCATGCCGCACTGGCCCAAGCCGTGGGGCCTCGACGCCGGCGCGGTCGAGCAGATCGTCATCGAGCAGGAGTTCGGTGCAGCCAGGATCCAGCGACCGAACTACGGCATCACGGCGTGGGTCATCCTCACGTTGATCCAGCACGCCACCGAGGAGCAGGTCGCGCGCTGGGTCCCACCCGCGCTGCGCCAGGACCTGATCTGGTGCCAGCTGTTCAGTGAGCCGGGTGCCGGCTCGGATGCCGCCGGCGTACGCACGAAGGCCACTCGGGCGGAGGGCGGCTGGATCGTCAACGGGCAGAAGGTCTGGACGTCCGGCGCGCACCTGGCGGCGTTCGGTCTGGCGACCGTGCGCACCGATCCGGACGTGCCCAAGCACGACGGCATCACGACGATGGTGATCGACATGCACGCGCCGGGCGTCGAGGTCCGGCCGCTGCGGATGATCCCCGGCGAGTCGGAGTTCAACGAGGTCTTCTTCAACGACGTCTTCGTGCCCGACGCCGACGTCGTCGGGCCGATCAACGGCGGCTGGACCGTCGCTCGCGCCACGCTCGGCAACGAGAGTGTGAGCATCGGCGGCGGCACGGGCGCGATGACGTTCCCGGGCGAAGCGCTGATCCCCGCCTACGACGCGAAGCCCGACAAGCTGCCCGGCGGCACCCAGCGGATCGGCCGCTACATCGCCACCCAGACCGCGATGAGCCAGCTGAACCTGCGCAGCGCCAGCCGCGCGGTCGCCGGCGGCGGACCCGGCCCAGAAGGCGCCGTCACGAAGCTGGTGCTCTCCGAGCTCGGCCTCGACGCGGCCGGCATCCTCGGGGAGCTGTCCGGCCCGGATCTGCTGTTCATGGACGAGCCGCGGCGCATCCCGGCGTACATGGTGTTGATGCAGCGCGCGATGACCATCGCGGGCGGCACCTCCGAGATCAAGCGCAACCAGATCGCCGAGCGCATCCTCGGCCTGCCGCGCGACCCGCTCATCAAGTAACCAACCGAGCTCGATACGAAGTCGAAGGGGACGGGAAACACTCGTGGAGATCAGCGGCAAGAAGGCCGTCATCGTCGGTGGCGCGTCGGGCATGGCCCGCGCTTCGGCGGAGCAGCTCAAGGCGAAGGGCGCGTCCGTCGCGATCCTCGACCTGCCCACCTCAGCCGGCCAGGAAGTCGCCGACAGTCTCGGGGGCACCTTCCACGCGGTTGACGTGATGGA carries:
- a CDS encoding acyl-CoA dehydrogenase; the protein is MSIAVTDDHRALAETAADFLRKSDARGAARALLEADAEPLPAFWSELAALGWLGLHLPEEYGGAGYTLEELVVVVEELGAAVTPGPFVPTVVASALIAAAGGGELTQSLLPGLADGSRTAAIALSSEVTVDDDGKASGTVAAVLAGGTPGVLLVSAGEDVLVLDASGPGVSLEFPRNLDPSRRSAVATLDGAEATVLPGAARTLLELARVILSAEAVGVARTCTELGAEYAKVREQFGRPIATFQGVKHHCANMLVATELATAAVWDAARAAATGGDQARIAAAAAATLAAPAAYLCANLSIQVHGGIGFTWEHDLHLFLRRGTAIGAFLSADDAAADAVALTRDGVKRERTIALPPEAEQIRADVRAVADSIKGLDTKEQLARLIETGYLMPHWPKPWGLDAGAVEQIVIEQEFGAARIQRPNYGITAWVILTLIQHATEEQVARWVPPALRQDLIWCQLFSEPGAGSDAAGVRTKATRAEGGWIVNGQKVWTSGAHLAAFGLATVRTDPDVPKHDGITTMVIDMHAPGVEVRPLRMIPGESEFNEVFFNDVFVPDADVVGPINGGWTVARATLGNESVSIGGGTGAMTFPGEALIPAYDAKPDKLPGGTQRIGRYIATQTAMSQLNLRSASRAVAGGGPGPEGAVTKLVLSELGLDAAGILGELSGPDLLFMDEPRRIPAYMVLMQRAMTIAGGTSEIKRNQIAERILGLPRDPLIK
- a CDS encoding DUF427 domain-containing protein — encoded protein: MPPSEPSGFLARPDYRVDLLRRRNLVTVRSGDRVIARTTEPLLVDEQDHGVVFYIPDADVDFTQLTATDDTSRCPYKGQASYWRLTDGDEPVAWAYRDPYPQVALIAGYVAFYQDRLSVEIGVATPAVVGYPS
- a CDS encoding type IV toxin-antitoxin system AbiEi family antitoxin, whose protein sequence is MRKIPQSLARAPFTSAMARREGVTARQLQAARFRRLFHGVYVDARLTVTQQVLAQAVSLVLPAGAVVAGTTAALLHGADVRRCGYDSVEVVVPRDDQVRRVGVRARAALLEAGDVTTVRGIACLSPVRVAFDLARQRRLVDAVVGVDAMCNRGGCALPELEAYVAGRSGWRGVRYAREALLYAEPLSESVMETKQRMALVQAGLPRPRAQVDLFDDDGFRVARLDHGYERWKVGLDYDGEVHRERWRYDLERQERIRDLGWWHRRYTSIHAAADWRQLIRQVGEALVAAGWRP
- a CDS encoding NDMA-dependent alcohol dehydrogenase, producing MDARAAVLWDTHQPWQIEDITLDDPGPNEVVVELVASGLCHSDEHLVTGDMKMPKEMNELLGFPQYPIIGGHEGAGTVLEVGKNVQSVKPGDSVVFSFIPSCGRCPSCSTGKQSLCDLGQYLIVGRQIDGLVARHHLAKDGTDIGTMCCLGTFATHTIVNEASCVKLDDDIPVDKAALVGCGVTTGWGSAVYRANVQPGETVVIVGIGGIGINAIQGAAMAGARHIVAVDPVQFKRDEALKFGATHTASSVEEAFALVGEITWGAMAEKAIITTGVAEGSMIASVLSLVSKGGRCVVTAVASIEATDVTMSLFELTLMQKELVGSIFGGSNPRRDIPRLLRLYKEGKLKLDELITNEYKLDDVNQGYQDMRDGVNLRGLIRY
- a CDS encoding lipase family protein; this encodes MSTGRKAVGVFLVVALAVFGPSGASAQGAPPADLAPGAVLATEPVHVSLGPAATPVTATRVTYRTTDQLGHPEADVTTVIAPSPLSGVLPRIVGYLSFYDGLGAKCDPSNTLTGGDAGPATDSQATEEELLIAFYVANGWIVTVPDFEGPHLHWMAGRESGQSTLDAIRATESVLGLGTTTQVALSGYSGGAVAADWASELAPSYAPELTLSAVAEGGIPVDYAHLFSYVSGDAVFGASMPGILLGLARAYHYPLQRYLSPYGKKLVHAESDTCITEDFGRYPGLTMAKLFRARYRDPFAVPGLARIFNDQIMGRAPGHPLVPLLMGIGDIDGFGDGVMRTADVETLAREYCRDGVAVEFRRYGAGHEAAGIYFDPQSAAFFQGRFNGIPFKGNCGSIPPGDPLTPLPVER